One window of the Microvirga mediterraneensis genome contains the following:
- the rpsT gene encoding 30S ribosomal protein S20: MANTVSAKKMTRKIAKRTAINKSRRSRMRTFVRKVEEAIAAGNQTEAVAALRAAEPEMMRAAQKGIVHKNTASRKVSRLASRINALSA, from the coding sequence ATGGCCAACACCGTGTCCGCCAAGAAGATGACCCGCAAGATCGCGAAGCGCACCGCGATCAACAAGTCGCGTCGCAGCCGGATGCGGACCTTCGTCCGCAAGGTCGAAGAGGCCATTGCCGCCGGCAATCAGACCGAGGCCGTCGCCGCCCTGCGCGCCGCCGAGCCGGAGATGATGCGCGCTGCCCAGAAGGGTATCGTGCACAAGAACACCGCGTCGCGGAAGGTCTCGCGCCTCGCGAGCCGCATCAACGCGCTGAGCGCTTAA
- the ubiB gene encoding 2-polyprenylphenol 6-hydroxylase: protein MIGSFVHFTRNLHAGFVLAREGALSLVDPSALPPAARLGLRIARFVERPQAGDGAARLSKALTRLGPSYVKFGQFLATRPDIVGVAAARDLERLQDRMPPFPRAEAVRMVEAALGRPIDSLFLEFSEPIAAASIAQVHKARIRTADGEETVAVKVVRPGVREGFARDLQAMRAAARLFERLVPDARRLKPLEIVEALARSVAVEMDLRLEAAAVSELAENTRDDPDFRVPKPEWDLTARDVLTTTWIEGIRLNDLAGIEAAGLDRVALGRTVIQSFLRHAIRDGYFHADMHPGNLFVDAEGRLVAVDFGIMGRLGMKERRFLAEILLGFIRRDYLRVAQVHFEAGYVPPHHSVEDFAQAIRAIGEPIHDRRADEISMAKLLTLLFEITALFDMATRIELVMLQKTMVVVEGVARNLDPKLDMWTTSEPVVRDWIERNLGPLGRVEQAGKGLWTLAGVIGDLPELALRAERVLNQLEDVTAKGVALNQDSVAAIGRAEARGNRWGVAALWIIAASLMIMLFRGFA from the coding sequence GTGATCGGCAGCTTCGTTCATTTTACCCGGAACCTGCATGCGGGCTTCGTCTTGGCCCGTGAAGGCGCGCTCTCGCTCGTCGATCCGAGTGCCCTGCCGCCTGCCGCCCGTCTGGGTTTGCGCATCGCGCGGTTCGTCGAACGGCCGCAGGCGGGCGACGGCGCCGCGCGGCTTTCCAAGGCGCTGACGCGGCTCGGGCCTTCTTACGTGAAATTCGGCCAGTTCCTGGCGACCCGTCCCGACATCGTCGGCGTAGCGGCCGCGCGCGACCTGGAGCGGCTGCAGGATCGCATGCCGCCGTTCCCCCGGGCGGAAGCGGTGCGCATGGTGGAAGCCGCACTGGGGCGTCCCATCGACTCGTTGTTCCTGGAATTCAGCGAGCCGATCGCGGCCGCCTCGATCGCCCAGGTGCACAAGGCCCGCATCCGCACAGCGGACGGCGAGGAAACCGTCGCCGTGAAGGTGGTGCGGCCCGGCGTGCGCGAGGGCTTTGCCCGCGATCTCCAGGCCATGCGGGCGGCCGCCCGCCTGTTCGAGCGACTGGTTCCCGATGCGCGCCGCCTCAAGCCGCTGGAGATCGTGGAGGCGCTCGCCCGTTCCGTCGCCGTCGAGATGGACCTGCGCCTGGAAGCCGCGGCCGTCTCGGAGCTCGCGGAAAACACCAGGGACGACCCGGATTTCCGCGTGCCGAAGCCGGAATGGGACCTGACCGCCCGGGACGTGCTCACCACCACCTGGATCGAGGGCATCCGCCTCAACGATCTGGCCGGGATCGAGGCGGCGGGCCTCGACCGGGTGGCCCTGGGCCGCACAGTGATCCAGTCCTTCCTGCGTCATGCCATCCGCGACGGCTATTTCCACGCCGACATGCATCCGGGCAACCTCTTCGTGGATGCCGAAGGCCGTCTTGTCGCTGTCGATTTCGGCATCATGGGCCGGCTCGGCATGAAGGAGCGGCGCTTCCTGGCCGAGATCCTGCTCGGCTTCATCCGCCGCGATTACCTGCGCGTGGCGCAGGTTCATTTCGAGGCCGGGTACGTGCCGCCGCACCATTCGGTGGAGGATTTCGCGCAGGCCATCCGGGCCATCGGCGAGCCGATCCACGACCGGCGGGCCGATGAGATCTCGATGGCGAAGCTCCTGACGCTCCTCTTCGAGATCACGGCCCTGTTCGACATGGCGACCCGTATCGAGCTCGTCATGCTGCAGAAGACCATGGTCGTGGTGGAGGGCGTGGCCCGCAACCTCGATCCGAAACTCGACATGTGGACCACCTCCGAGCCCGTGGTGCGCGACTGGATCGAACGGAATCTCGGTCCTCTCGGCCGGGTCGAGCAGGCGGGCAAGGGATTGTGGACGCTCGCCGGCGTCATCGGCGACCTGCCGGAACTGGCCCTGCGCGCCGAGCGCGTGCTCAACCAGCTCGAGGACGTGACCGCGAAAGGCGTGGCCCTTAACCAGGACAGCGTTGCCGCCATCGGCCGCGCCGAGGCGCGCGGCAACCGCTGGGGCGTGGCGGCCTTGTGGATCATCGCGGCGTCCCTGATGATCATGTTGTTCAGGGGCTTCGCATGA
- the mutM gene encoding bifunctional DNA-formamidopyrimidine glycosylase/DNA-(apurinic or apyrimidinic site) lyase has translation MPELPEVETVRRGLEPAMVGARFTKVIQRRPDLRFPFPERFAERLEGQEITALGRRAKYLLADLASGEVLVMHLGMSGRFLVTKEGATRMPGEFHHEHGSLGAHDHVVFRISNGATVTYNDARRFGFMDLVPRSTLETSKHFAAMGIEPLGNELSGETIARLFQGRRTPLKAALLDQRLIAGLGNIYVCEALFRTGLHPEAPAGSLATKDGQPTDRAYQLAAVIRDVLAEAVEAGGSTLRDHAQVDGSLGYFQHSFRVYDREGEPCVTPDCTSTVTRLVQSGRSTFYCPECQKRSSS, from the coding sequence ATGCCCGAACTCCCCGAAGTCGAAACCGTGCGCCGAGGCCTGGAGCCCGCCATGGTCGGCGCCCGCTTCACCAAGGTGATACAGCGCCGGCCGGACCTGCGCTTCCCTTTCCCGGAACGGTTTGCCGAACGCCTCGAAGGCCAGGAGATCACGGCCTTAGGCCGCCGGGCCAAGTATCTTCTCGCCGATCTCGCCTCGGGCGAGGTGCTGGTGATGCACCTGGGCATGTCGGGGCGCTTCCTGGTGACGAAGGAAGGCGCCACCCGCATGCCGGGGGAGTTCCACCACGAGCACGGGTCTTTGGGCGCCCACGACCATGTGGTGTTCCGGATCTCCAACGGGGCGACCGTCACCTACAACGACGCCCGCCGCTTCGGCTTCATGGATCTGGTGCCCCGATCCACCCTCGAGACCTCGAAGCACTTCGCCGCTATGGGCATCGAGCCGCTGGGCAACGAACTCTCAGGCGAGACCATCGCGCGGCTCTTTCAAGGCAGGCGTACGCCCCTGAAGGCCGCCCTCCTCGACCAGCGCCTGATCGCCGGCCTCGGCAACATCTATGTCTGCGAAGCCCTGTTCCGCACCGGCCTTCACCCGGAGGCGCCGGCCGGCTCGCTCGCGACGAAGGATGGACAGCCGACCGATAGGGCCTACCAATTGGCGGCTGTCATTCGGGACGTCCTCGCCGAGGCCGTCGAGGCCGGCGGCTCGACCCTGCGCGACCACGCGCAGGTCGACGGCTCGCTCGGCTATTTCCAGCATTCGTTCCGGGTCTACGACCGGGAGGGAGAACCCTGCGTGACCCCCGACTGCACCAGCACGGTGACCCGGCTCGTGCAGTCGGGGCGCTCCACCTTCTATTGTCCGGAATGCCAGAAGCGGTCCTCGTCTTAA
- the ubiE gene encoding bifunctional demethylmenaquinone methyltransferase/2-methoxy-6-polyprenyl-1,4-benzoquinol methylase UbiE, translated as MTDDNTHFGFQSVPLGEKQGKVNEVFRSVASRYDIMNDLMSAGLHRLWKDALVSTLRPPRDRPFRHLDVAGGTGDVAFRILDESGPQTRVTVLDINGEMLKVGAERAGHRYEGRIDFVEANAEELPLESKTYDAYTIAFGIRNVPRIDAALREAHRVLKPGGRFLCLEFSRVDVPVLDKIYDAYSFNVIPKLGGMVTGDAESYQYLVESIRRFPPPAAFARMIEEAGFKRVTHRTLTAGVVAIHSGWKI; from the coding sequence ATGACCGACGACAACACCCATTTCGGGTTCCAGTCCGTGCCGCTCGGCGAGAAGCAGGGCAAGGTCAACGAGGTCTTCCGCTCGGTGGCGAGCCGCTACGACATCATGAACGACCTCATGTCGGCCGGGCTCCACCGCCTGTGGAAGGACGCCCTCGTCTCGACCCTTCGTCCGCCGCGCGACCGGCCGTTCCGCCATCTCGACGTGGCGGGCGGCACCGGCGACGTGGCCTTCCGCATCCTGGACGAGAGCGGCCCGCAGACCCGGGTGACCGTGCTAGACATCAACGGCGAGATGCTCAAGGTCGGCGCCGAGCGGGCCGGCCACCGATACGAGGGCCGCATCGACTTCGTTGAGGCCAATGCGGAGGAGCTGCCGCTCGAATCCAAGACCTATGACGCCTACACCATCGCGTTCGGGATCCGGAACGTGCCGCGCATCGACGCGGCGCTTCGCGAGGCGCACCGGGTGCTCAAGCCCGGCGGACGCTTCCTGTGCCTCGAGTTCTCCAGGGTCGACGTGCCGGTCCTCGACAAGATCTATGACGCCTATTCCTTCAACGTCATCCCGAAGCTCGGAGGCATGGTGACGGGCGATGCGGAATCCTACCAGTACTTGGTCGAGTCGATCCGCCGCTTCCCGCCACCGGCCGCCTTCGCGCGCATGATCGAGGAGGCCGGGTTCAAGCGCGTCACGCACCGGACATTGACGGCGGGCGTCGTCGCCATTCATTCCGGCTGGAAGATCTGA
- a CDS encoding LysE family translocator, whose translation MDPAGLLLFSSALFIAAASPGPGIAAVVGRVLGRGLKEAVAFSIGIALGDVVWLTFAILGLAALAQAFHEVFLVIKYAGAAYLLYLAYKIWTVPALAREVTAETRPEHPAKLLLGGLALTLGNPKAIVFYLALLPTILDLTRITVLGYAELVAATLSVLGLVLAGYIVLAARARQLFTTPKAIRRLNRTTGALMAGAAAAVASR comes from the coding sequence ATGGATCCCGCAGGCCTGCTGCTCTTCTCATCGGCCCTTTTCATCGCCGCCGCCTCGCCCGGCCCGGGCATTGCCGCCGTCGTGGGACGGGTTCTCGGCCGTGGGCTGAAGGAAGCGGTCGCGTTCAGCATCGGCATCGCCCTGGGGGACGTGGTCTGGCTGACCTTCGCAATCCTCGGCCTGGCGGCGCTCGCCCAGGCCTTTCACGAGGTGTTCCTGGTCATCAAATATGCCGGCGCCGCCTATCTGCTCTACCTAGCCTACAAGATCTGGACGGTGCCCGCGCTGGCCAGGGAGGTGACGGCTGAGACGAGGCCCGAGCACCCGGCCAAGCTTCTGCTCGGCGGACTTGCCCTGACCCTGGGCAACCCGAAGGCTATCGTGTTCTACCTCGCCCTCCTGCCCACCATCCTCGATCTCACCCGGATCACGGTGCTGGGCTATGCGGAGCTGGTGGCCGCGACCCTGAGCGTGCTGGGCTTGGTCCTTGCCGGCTATATCGTGCTCGCCGCCCGGGCCCGGCAGCTCTTCACGACCCCAAAGGCGATCCGGAGGCTCAACCGCACCACCGGCGCCCTTATGGCCGGCGCCGCGGCTGCCGTTGCGTCACGTTGA
- the recF gene encoding DNA replication/repair protein RecF (All proteins in this family for which functions are known are DNA-binding proteins that assist the filamentation of RecA onto DNA for the initiation of recombination or recombinational repair.), whose protein sequence is MSSSPVAASRIVRLILQDFRTYASLDLTVSRPLVALVGENGAGKTNVLEAISLFMPGRGLRRAELGEMARQDGTGSFAVSVTLDAPYGEHRLGTGIEHQGEGSRASREGARASRVCRIDGMPASSPTAFAEYLRIVWLTPDLDALFRGPAGDRRRFLDRLVLAVDAEHGSRVNALERALRSRNRVLEENPDDRLWLDALEREVAELAIAVAAARRETVERLASLILETREEESPFPFATMGLEGDLDTLVATLPAVDAEDRYRAILRESRPRDRAAGRTLVGPQASDLLVRHGPKDIPANTASTGEQKALLIGLVLAHARLVASMTGIAPFVLLDEVAAHLDPRRRAGLYDALGSLGGQVWMTGADPGLFAELRGRADILQVSPGMIEPITIP, encoded by the coding sequence ATGTCCTCCTCTCCCGTTGCCGCTTCCCGAATCGTCCGCTTGATCCTCCAGGACTTCCGCACCTATGCGAGCCTGGACCTCACCGTCTCGCGCCCGCTGGTGGCACTCGTGGGAGAGAACGGGGCCGGCAAGACCAACGTGCTGGAGGCGATCTCCCTCTTCATGCCCGGTCGCGGCCTGAGGCGCGCGGAACTGGGCGAGATGGCGCGCCAGGACGGGACGGGCTCTTTCGCCGTTTCCGTCACCCTCGATGCTCCTTACGGCGAGCACCGGCTCGGCACCGGCATCGAGCATCAAGGGGAAGGCTCCCGCGCCTCGCGGGAAGGGGCCCGTGCCTCACGGGTCTGCCGCATCGACGGCATGCCTGCCTCCTCGCCCACGGCCTTCGCCGAGTACCTGCGCATCGTCTGGCTCACGCCGGATCTCGACGCCCTGTTCCGAGGTCCCGCCGGCGACCGGCGGCGCTTCCTCGACCGGCTCGTGCTCGCGGTCGACGCGGAGCACGGCTCGCGGGTGAATGCGCTCGAGCGGGCGCTGCGCTCGCGCAACCGCGTGCTCGAGGAGAACCCCGACGACCGGCTCTGGCTCGATGCCCTCGAGCGGGAGGTGGCGGAACTCGCCATCGCGGTCGCGGCCGCCCGCCGCGAGACCGTGGAGCGGCTGGCGAGTCTCATCCTCGAAACCCGCGAGGAGGAATCCCCCTTCCCGTTCGCCACGATGGGCTTGGAAGGCGATCTCGACACGCTCGTCGCCACCCTGCCGGCGGTCGATGCCGAGGACCGCTACCGGGCGATCCTGCGCGAATCCCGCCCCCGCGACAGGGCGGCGGGACGGACCCTGGTCGGTCCTCAGGCCTCGGATCTTCTCGTCCGCCACGGACCGAAAGACATTCCCGCCAACACCGCTTCCACGGGCGAGCAGAAGGCGCTTCTGATCGGCCTCGTACTCGCCCATGCCCGGCTCGTCGCCAGCATGACCGGCATCGCCCCCTTCGTGCTTCTCGACGAAGTGGCCGCCCATCTCGATCCCCGCCGCCGGGCCGGGCTCTACGATGCCCTGGGATCCCTGGGCGGACAGGTCTGGATGACCGGCGCGGATCCGGGCCTCTTCGCCGAGCTGCGAGGCCGGGCCGACATCCTGCAGGTGTCGCCCGGAATGATCGAACCCATCACAATTCCTTGA
- a CDS encoding enoyl-CoA hydratase, giving the protein MAFETILVETRGKVGLITLNRPQALNALNSALLNEVNQALDAFEADPTIGCIVITGSEKAFAAGADIKEMAELTYPHTYMADFFSGWEKVSGRRKPMVAAVAGFALGGGCEFAMMCDFIIAADNARFGQPEIKLGVMPGMGGTQRLTRLIGKAKAMEMCLTGRMMGAEEAERSGLVARVVPLADLMPETMKTAETIASMSLPIAMMTKETINRADEVSLSEGIRFERRLFHAMFATADQKEGMAAFVGKRPAEFKNQ; this is encoded by the coding sequence ATGGCTTTTGAGACGATTCTCGTTGAGACGCGTGGGAAGGTAGGGCTGATCACCCTCAACCGGCCCCAGGCCCTGAATGCCCTCAATTCGGCGCTGCTGAACGAGGTGAACCAGGCGCTCGACGCCTTCGAGGCGGATCCGACGATCGGCTGCATCGTCATCACCGGCTCGGAGAAGGCCTTCGCGGCCGGCGCGGACATCAAGGAGATGGCCGAGCTCACCTATCCGCACACCTACATGGCCGATTTCTTCTCCGGCTGGGAGAAGGTGTCGGGACGGCGCAAGCCGATGGTCGCCGCGGTGGCGGGCTTCGCGCTCGGCGGCGGCTGCGAGTTCGCCATGATGTGCGACTTCATCATCGCGGCGGACAACGCCCGGTTCGGCCAGCCCGAGATCAAGCTCGGCGTCATGCCGGGCATGGGCGGCACCCAGCGCCTGACCCGGCTCATCGGCAAGGCCAAGGCCATGGAGATGTGCCTGACGGGCCGCATGATGGGCGCCGAGGAGGCCGAGCGCTCCGGCCTCGTGGCCCGGGTGGTGCCGCTCGCCGATCTCATGCCTGAGACCATGAAGACCGCCGAGACCATCGCGTCCATGTCGCTGCCCATCGCCATGATGACCAAGGAAACCATCAACCGCGCCGACGAGGTCTCGCTGTCCGAGGGCATCCGGTTCGAACGGCGCCTGTTCCACGCCATGTTCGCCACCGCCGACCAGAAAGAGGGCATGGCGGCTTTCGTCGGCAAGCGTCCGGCCGAGTTCAAGAACCAGTAG
- the dnaA gene encoding chromosomal replication initiator protein DnaA, whose translation MEAPGEQSASDVWTRVKRRLRAELGEDIFASWFGRLELDSVIEGCAYLTVPTRFLKSWIESHYADRVLAVYRSESGDVERVSIGVRSTLGRDPAAQRRVSEAPRPAPTASTALPSASGELKTPSLPAPQEARGESGDLGGAPLDSRLTFESFIVGRSNALAHAAADRVAHAQNGQAIYNPLYLHAGVGLGKTHLLHAIGHEVRAQGRRVIYLTADRFMYGFVASLKAQTSLAFKERLRGIDLLIIDDVQFIQGKQIQQEFGHTLNALIDAGRQIVIAADRPPADLENLDERVRSRLAGGLVVEVSALDEALRTSILTTRVEALKTIHPTFEVGPSVIAYVARAITANGRDLEGAVNRLLAHATLTGSSITLETAETAIRDLVRNREPKRVKIEDIQKLVASRYNVSRSDILSERRTAAVVRPRQIAMYLSKVLTLRSLPEIGRRFGGRDHTTVLHAVRKIEKALGEDHALSDEVELLKRMLQE comes from the coding sequence ATGGAAGCTCCGGGCGAGCAATCGGCATCGGATGTGTGGACCCGCGTCAAGCGCCGTCTCCGGGCCGAGCTGGGGGAGGATATCTTCGCGAGCTGGTTCGGACGCCTGGAGCTGGATTCGGTGATCGAGGGCTGCGCCTATCTCACCGTTCCCACCCGCTTCCTGAAGAGCTGGATCGAATCCCATTATGCCGACCGGGTGCTGGCCGTTTACCGCTCCGAGAGCGGCGACGTGGAACGCGTCTCCATCGGCGTACGCAGCACCCTCGGGCGCGACCCGGCGGCCCAGCGCCGGGTGAGCGAGGCGCCCCGTCCGGCGCCGACCGCCTCCACGGCGCTCCCGAGCGCCTCGGGCGAGCTCAAGACCCCGTCCCTCCCGGCCCCCCAGGAGGCGCGCGGCGAGAGCGGCGATCTCGGCGGCGCGCCGCTCGATTCCCGCCTCACCTTCGAGAGCTTCATCGTCGGCCGCTCCAACGCGCTCGCCCATGCGGCCGCCGACCGGGTCGCCCATGCCCAGAACGGCCAGGCGATCTACAACCCGCTTTATCTCCACGCGGGCGTCGGCCTCGGCAAGACCCATCTCCTCCATGCCATCGGCCATGAGGTGCGCGCGCAGGGCCGCCGCGTCATCTACCTGACCGCCGACCGCTTCATGTACGGATTCGTGGCCTCCCTGAAGGCGCAGACGTCGCTGGCCTTCAAGGAGCGTCTTCGAGGCATCGACCTGCTCATCATCGACGACGTGCAGTTCATCCAGGGCAAGCAGATCCAGCAGGAATTCGGCCACACCCTGAACGCCCTCATCGATGCGGGCCGTCAGATCGTGATCGCCGCCGACCGTCCGCCGGCGGATCTGGAGAACCTGGACGAGCGCGTGCGCTCGCGTCTCGCCGGCGGTCTCGTGGTCGAGGTCAGCGCCCTCGACGAGGCTCTGCGCACCTCGATCCTCACCACCCGCGTCGAAGCCCTGAAGACGATCCATCCGACCTTCGAGGTGGGCCCGAGCGTGATCGCCTACGTGGCACGCGCCATCACGGCCAACGGACGTGACCTCGAGGGCGCCGTGAACCGCCTGCTCGCCCATGCGACGCTCACCGGCTCCTCCATCACCCTGGAGACCGCCGAGACGGCGATCCGCGATCTCGTGCGCAACCGCGAGCCGAAACGGGTCAAGATCGAGGACATCCAGAAGCTGGTGGCCTCCCGGTACAACGTCTCCCGCTCCGACATCCTGTCCGAGCGCCGCACCGCCGCCGTGGTGCGGCCGCGCCAGATCGCCATGTACCTGTCCAAGGTGCTGACCCTGCGCTCCCTGCCCGAGATCGGCCGCCGCTTCGGCGGGCGCGATCACACCACGGTGCTCCATGCAGTGCGCAAGATCGAGAAGGCCCTGGGCGAGGACCACGCCCTCTCCGACGAGGTCGAACTCCTCAAGCGGATGCTGCAGGAGTAA
- the dnaN gene encoding DNA polymerase III subunit beta, whose product MRVTVERAALLKALGHVHRVVERRNTIPILSNVLLRADEGSLRLKATDLDIEVTETIPAEITEAGSTTVPAYMIYDIVRKLSDGAQVSLEMTADMGQMQIRSGRSRFMLQALPESDFPDLAAGDLPHRFTLSASDLKRLIEKTQFAISTEETRYYLNGIYLHTIDAGGSIVMRAVATDGHRLARVEIPAPTGSEGMPGVIVPRKAVAEIVKLVEDGSENVTVELSSAKVRLTFDGVVLTSKLIDGTFPDYQRVIPAGNDKVLVVERADFSKAVDRVSTISSERGRAVKLALGDGRLTLTVNNPDSGSATEEIEVDYDAAPIDIGFNARYLLDITSQLDGDTALFKLADPGSPTIVQDREGASALYVLMPMRV is encoded by the coding sequence ATGAGAGTTACCGTTGAGCGCGCCGCTCTGCTGAAGGCGCTGGGGCATGTGCACCGCGTCGTCGAGCGCCGCAACACCATTCCGATCCTGTCGAACGTCCTTCTCCGCGCGGACGAAGGATCGCTTCGCCTCAAGGCCACCGATCTCGACATCGAGGTGACGGAGACGATCCCGGCCGAGATCACGGAAGCCGGCTCGACCACGGTTCCGGCCTACATGATCTACGACATCGTGCGCAAGCTCTCCGACGGCGCCCAGGTGTCGCTCGAGATGACCGCCGACATGGGCCAGATGCAGATCCGCTCCGGCCGGTCGCGCTTCATGCTGCAGGCCCTGCCGGAAAGCGACTTTCCGGACCTCGCCGCCGGCGACCTGCCGCACCGCTTCACCCTTTCGGCCAGCGATCTCAAGCGCCTGATCGAGAAGACGCAGTTCGCGATCTCGACGGAGGAGACGCGCTACTACCTCAACGGCATCTATCTCCACACCATCGACGCAGGCGGCTCCATCGTCATGCGCGCGGTCGCCACCGACGGACATCGTCTCGCCCGGGTCGAGATCCCGGCTCCCACGGGTTCGGAAGGGATGCCGGGCGTGATCGTGCCGCGCAAGGCCGTGGCCGAGATCGTCAAGCTCGTGGAGGACGGCTCCGAGAACGTCACCGTCGAACTGTCCTCCGCCAAGGTGCGCCTGACCTTCGACGGCGTGGTGCTGACCTCCAAGCTCATCGACGGCACCTTCCCCGATTACCAGCGCGTCATCCCGGCCGGGAACGACAAGGTGCTCGTGGTCGAGCGCGCTGATTTCTCCAAGGCCGTGGACCGCGTCTCCACCATCTCGTCCGAGCGCGGCCGCGCGGTGAAGCTCGCGCTCGGCGACGGGCGCCTGACGCTCACCGTCAACAACCCGGATTCGGGCAGCGCCACGGAGGAGATCGAGGTCGATTACGACGCCGCGCCGATCGATATCGGCTTCAACGCCCGTTATCTCCTCGACATCACGTCCCAGCTCGACGGCGACACCGCCCTGTTCAAGCTCGCCGATCCCGGTTCCCCCACCATCGTCCAGGACCGCGAAGGCGCCTCCGCGCTCTACGTCCTGATGCCGATGCGGGTGTAA
- a CDS encoding TSUP family transporter, producing MTDIGFDMIAALAAVSFLAGFVDSIAGGGGLLTVPALLLAGLDPAQAIATNKVQGSVAAASATYTFGRKGLIDWRRAWGFTLVAFSSSIAGALCVQFLPRAVLEVLIPVLLIAMAVYFALSRKMKDEDAHARMTALAFGLTAPVAIGFYDGIFGPGAGSFYMLAFVTLLGYGVVKATAHTKLVNFASNFGSLLLYASTGAVVWPVGLAMAGASFLGAQAGSRLAMHLGSRIIRPLLVLVSGLMALRLLLDPSNPWRQALQKAALALF from the coding sequence GTGACCGATATCGGCTTCGACATGATCGCGGCGCTCGCCGCGGTCTCCTTCCTTGCGGGCTTCGTGGATTCCATCGCCGGGGGCGGCGGACTTCTGACCGTGCCGGCCCTCCTGCTCGCGGGCCTCGATCCGGCCCAGGCTATCGCCACCAACAAGGTGCAGGGCTCGGTCGCGGCCGCCTCCGCCACCTATACCTTCGGCCGCAAGGGGCTGATCGACTGGCGCAGGGCCTGGGGCTTCACCCTGGTGGCGTTCTCAAGCAGCATCGCCGGCGCCCTGTGCGTGCAGTTCCTGCCCCGGGCCGTGCTCGAGGTGCTGATCCCCGTGCTGCTCATCGCCATGGCGGTCTATTTCGCCCTCTCGCGCAAGATGAAGGACGAGGATGCCCATGCCCGCATGACGGCGCTGGCGTTCGGCCTCACCGCGCCGGTCGCCATCGGGTTCTACGACGGCATTTTCGGGCCCGGCGCGGGCTCCTTCTATATGCTGGCCTTCGTGACGCTCCTCGGCTACGGGGTGGTCAAGGCGACGGCCCATACCAAGCTGGTCAATTTCGCGAGCAATTTCGGCAGCCTCCTTCTCTATGCGTCGACGGGCGCGGTGGTCTGGCCGGTCGGGCTCGCCATGGCCGGGGCGTCCTTTCTCGGGGCCCAGGCCGGATCGCGGCTGGCCATGCATCTGGGGAGCCGGATCATCCGCCCGCTCCTGGTCCTGGTCTCGGGCCTCATGGCGCTCAGGCTCCTGCTCGATCCGTCCAATCCCTGGCGCCAGGCCCTTCAGAAGGCCGCCCTGGCGCTTTTTTGA